Proteins encoded in a region of the Mixophyes fleayi isolate aMixFle1 chromosome 5, aMixFle1.hap1, whole genome shotgun sequence genome:
- the LOC142159478 gene encoding uncharacterized protein LOC142159478, with the protein MSRDRRGEQAEEREMEFEGSEEGEGEVEETGQGRKTKTGRNVRFSHDENCVLVHNIIPCYEVILGNLAARTPLRRRHQLWGRVCDAVNAVGPLKRTVAHCRKRFSDIKRRLKEKMAQERRSTRRTGGGPPLRMEYNRYEEELRQIMPAEIVEGINVQDTDSPSFGQVVESPGPQFSPSARPTPPPSARDSGTDEQAGPSSYQPPQAESLEMSPEPEDQTTITLVTVDAPVSGLQEVSPGPVEPSHHQPAPESMDPAREMALSIGAFQQQQTLFMDRQTRHMSQIAAQLRRIHRSNSQLPAGINRLATALEQTNVQLAQMTGAVEALHSTVREGNANVTRLAGQLHSEIDARLPALMSSATTSAASLGKENLDFIHGIFLA; encoded by the exons atgtccagagataggaggggagaacaggctgaggagagggagatggagtttgaggggtcagaggagggagagggagaggttgaggagacaggacagggcaggaagaccaagacagggaggaatgtgcgcttctcacatgatgagaattgtgtgttggtgcacaatatcattccctgctacgaggtcatcctaggcaacctggcagcccggactcctctaaggcggcgtcaccaactgtgggggagagtctgtgatgccgtgaacgcggtgggcccactgaagcggacagtggcacactgccgcaagcgcttctctgatattaagaggaggcttaaagagaagatggcccaggaaaggaggtcgacaaggcgcacgggtggtggccccccacttcgtatggagtacaacaggtatgaggaggagctgcgccagataatgccggctgaaattgtagagggcataaatgtccaggacaccgactcgccctcttttggccaagtagttg aatcgccaggaccgcagttcagtcccagtgccagacctacacctccaccttcagcgagagattcgggcacagacgagcaagcag ggccctcttcataccagccacctcaggcggagtctctggaaatgtcccctgagccagaggatcaaacgaccatcaccctggtaacagtggatgcccctgtgtctggcctccaggaagtttcacctggccctgttgaaccatcacaccaccaacctgcacctgaaagtatggacccagccagagaaatggcgctgtctattggcgcattccagcagcaacagacattgttcatggacaggcaaactcgccacatgtcacaaattgcggcccagttgaggcggatacaccgctccaatagtcaactccctgctggaatcaaccgtctggcaacagctttagaacagaccaatgtgcagctggcccaaatgactggggctgtggaggccttacattccacagtacgtgaggggaatgccaatgtgacccggctggcagggcaactacattcagaaattgatgcccgtttaccggcacttatgtcttcagccaccaccagtgccgcta GTCTTGGAAAAGAAAACCTGGACTTCATACATGGAATATTTCTGGCCTAA